Proteins encoded by one window of Lepeophtheirus salmonis chromosome 3, UVic_Lsal_1.4, whole genome shotgun sequence:
- the LOC121115046 gene encoding facilitated trehalose transporter Tret1 isoform X2 has product MEDTNNAVNVEIRSSNGFLYQLFTASIASQAALLMGCSLGWSSPVIVLLSKSKDGFVLSKSEEGWLASILFFGAIAGGPCAGYLIDKSGRKLALGVNAVLYALSLGVIVSAQYKWMLFAGRFLNGVSCGFTSISAPTYISEISSASNRGKLGIMFQIMVTIGILLINVIGLIESWRWITVSIIIMDSIWLFFLYFIPESPVYHLINNNEPLARSVLQRLRGDEDIEEEVNVLKNVVASLNEKAAFSDLLKSCNLKPLLISILVMMGQQASGINAVLSYSESIFKSAHTNLKPLAETIIMDLVMVIATFFAAIVSDKLGRRVLLQISGSSIILTLFTIGTYYFLDSHNYAIAKTIRWLPLLCLSLHVISFSMGYGPIPWLLMSEIFAPEVKGFASAIASGSNWGMGFLVTLTFPILSDLVGQYMVFFIYGSIMIILLILSIAFVPETKGKTLDEIHRLFKPNEVPQNDEEGVEEEREELNEDDK; this is encoded by the exons ATGGAGGATACAAACAATGCTGTAAATGTTGAAATTCGTTCATCGAACGGATTTCTATACCAACTTTTTACTGCTTCAATTGCATCACAAGCTGCGCTTCTCATGGGCTGTAGTTTGGGTTGGTCAAGTCCCGTAATCGTATTATTAAGTAAATCAAAGGATGGATTTGTTCTCAGCAAGTCAGAAGAGGGATGGTTGGCCTCCATATTATTCTTTGGTGCCATAGCAGGAG GTCCTTGCGCTGGATACCTGATTGACAAATCTGGTCGAAAATTGGCGTTAGGAGTCAATGCTGTATTGTATGCATTGTCTCTTGGAGTTATTGTATCTGCGCAATATAAGTGGATGCTATTTGCAGGACGTTTTTTAAATGGTGTGTCATGTGGGTTTACTTCTATTAGTGCCCCAACTTATATCTCAGAAATTTCTTCAGCGAGTAATCGAGGGAAACTAGGAATAATGTTTCAAATTATGGTTACCATTGGAATTCTTCTAATAAATGTTATAGGATTGATTGAAAGTTGGCGTTGGATTActgtttctattattataatggattccatatggttattttttctctattttattcCGGAATCCCCAGTTTATCATCTGATAAATAACAACGAACCTTTAGCAAGGAGCGTTCTTCAg AGATTAAGAGGTGATGAAGATATTGAAGAAGAAGTTAATGTGCTGAAGAATGTGGTTGCATCATTAAATGAAAAGGCAGCCTTTTCTGATTTGCTTAAATCTTGTAACTTGAAGCCACTTCTTATAAGTATATTGGTGATGATGGGTCAACAGGCTTCTGGAATAAATGCTGTTCTATCCTACAGCGAATCCATATTTAAATCTGCTCATACCAATTTAAAGCCTTTGGCGGAAACAATTATAATGGATTTAGTCATGGTTATAGCTACTTTTTTTGCTGCAATCGTTAGTGATAAGTTAGGGAGAAGGGTATTGCTACAAATATCTGGTTCTTCcattatattaacattatttactattggaacCTACTATTTTTTGGATTCTCATAACTACGCAATTGCTAAAACAATTCGTTGGTTGCCTTTGTTATGTTTGAGTCTTCACGTTATCTCATTTTCAATGGGATATGGTCCAATTCCTTGGCTTCTTATGTCTGAAATATTTGCACCTGAAGTTAAAGGGTTTGCGAGTGCCATTGCTA GTGGCTCGAATTGGGGTATGGGGTTTCTTGTCACTTTGACATTTCCTATTTTATCTGATCTAGTTGGACAGTACATGGTCTTCTTTATTTATGGATCTATTatgatcattttattaattctgtCAATTGCATTCGTACCGGAAACCAAAGGGAAAACATTGGATGAGATTCATAGATTATTCAAGCCAAATGAAGTGCCTCAAAATGACGAAGAAGGAGTTGAAGAGGAGAGGGAGGAACTGAACGAGGACGAT AAATGA
- the LOC121115046 gene encoding facilitated trehalose transporter Tret1 isoform X1 — protein MEDTNNAVNVEIRSSNGFLYQLFTASIASQAALLMGCSLGWSSPVIVLLSKSKDGFVLSKSEEGWLASILFFGAIAGGPCAGYLIDKSGRKLALGVNAVLYALSLGVIVSAQYKWMLFAGRFLNGVSCGFTSISAPTYISEISSASNRGKLGIMFQIMVTIGILLINVIGLIESWRWITVSIIIMDSIWLFFLYFIPESPVYHLINNNEPLARSVLQRLRGDEDIEEEVNVLKNVVASLNEKAAFSDLLKSCNLKPLLISILVMMGQQASGINAVLSYSESIFKSAHTNLKPLAETIIMDLVMVIATFFAAIVSDKLGRRVLLQISGSSIILTLFTIGTYYFLDSHNYAIAKTIRWLPLLCLSLHVISFSMGYGPIPWLLMSEIFAPEVKGFASAIASGSNWGMGFLVTLTFPILSDLVGQYMVFFIYGSIMIILLILSIAFVPETKGKTLDEIHRLFKPNEVPQNDEEGVEEEREELNEDDVSESDLLLNT, from the exons ATGGAGGATACAAACAATGCTGTAAATGTTGAAATTCGTTCATCGAACGGATTTCTATACCAACTTTTTACTGCTTCAATTGCATCACAAGCTGCGCTTCTCATGGGCTGTAGTTTGGGTTGGTCAAGTCCCGTAATCGTATTATTAAGTAAATCAAAGGATGGATTTGTTCTCAGCAAGTCAGAAGAGGGATGGTTGGCCTCCATATTATTCTTTGGTGCCATAGCAGGAG GTCCTTGCGCTGGATACCTGATTGACAAATCTGGTCGAAAATTGGCGTTAGGAGTCAATGCTGTATTGTATGCATTGTCTCTTGGAGTTATTGTATCTGCGCAATATAAGTGGATGCTATTTGCAGGACGTTTTTTAAATGGTGTGTCATGTGGGTTTACTTCTATTAGTGCCCCAACTTATATCTCAGAAATTTCTTCAGCGAGTAATCGAGGGAAACTAGGAATAATGTTTCAAATTATGGTTACCATTGGAATTCTTCTAATAAATGTTATAGGATTGATTGAAAGTTGGCGTTGGATTActgtttctattattataatggattccatatggttattttttctctattttattcCGGAATCCCCAGTTTATCATCTGATAAATAACAACGAACCTTTAGCAAGGAGCGTTCTTCAg AGATTAAGAGGTGATGAAGATATTGAAGAAGAAGTTAATGTGCTGAAGAATGTGGTTGCATCATTAAATGAAAAGGCAGCCTTTTCTGATTTGCTTAAATCTTGTAACTTGAAGCCACTTCTTATAAGTATATTGGTGATGATGGGTCAACAGGCTTCTGGAATAAATGCTGTTCTATCCTACAGCGAATCCATATTTAAATCTGCTCATACCAATTTAAAGCCTTTGGCGGAAACAATTATAATGGATTTAGTCATGGTTATAGCTACTTTTTTTGCTGCAATCGTTAGTGATAAGTTAGGGAGAAGGGTATTGCTACAAATATCTGGTTCTTCcattatattaacattatttactattggaacCTACTATTTTTTGGATTCTCATAACTACGCAATTGCTAAAACAATTCGTTGGTTGCCTTTGTTATGTTTGAGTCTTCACGTTATCTCATTTTCAATGGGATATGGTCCAATTCCTTGGCTTCTTATGTCTGAAATATTTGCACCTGAAGTTAAAGGGTTTGCGAGTGCCATTGCTA GTGGCTCGAATTGGGGTATGGGGTTTCTTGTCACTTTGACATTTCCTATTTTATCTGATCTAGTTGGACAGTACATGGTCTTCTTTATTTATGGATCTATTatgatcattttattaattctgtCAATTGCATTCGTACCGGAAACCAAAGGGAAAACATTGGATGAGATTCATAGATTATTCAAGCCAAATGAAGTGCCTCAAAATGACGAAGAAGGAGTTGAAGAGGAGAGGGAGGAACTGAACGAGGACGATGTTAGTGAAAGCGATCTTTTACTGAATACATGA
- the LOC121115045 gene encoding PHAF1 protein CG7083: MLDLEVVPEYGLISDNVELILGMHFSNAIAIIQHMVGVIKSVEILYSEKNPLGVDLIVNLTNDGIKLVFDPVSQRLKIIQVYDLTLLRLKYGDHLFNCPEVTPTIEQIDQSFGATHPGVYDDEKKVFTLTFRGLSFEFPAGTEFQPSSYGGIRRELGRLQFPVGESPRVSRMSLYCGNDISKTEAPQSPMPRYPSVNHLGVEIIRKGSKTLGMRIRLVATPSSITEEPPATFSERMSVIKEVYFGDSVQDVLSALGAPAKVFYKSDDKMKIHSPNAHRKISAQKSDYFYNYFTMGFDILFDAKSNSVKKFVLHTNYPGHYNFNMYYRCQFELPLSRDRYEGDTPIVVSSFSRWDTIASKVNPSERPVVLNRASSTNTTNPFGSTFCYGYQDVIFEVMPNGHLASVTLYCSAQQLIERKLRLLQIHSI; encoded by the exons atgCTCGATTTAGAAGTCGTTCCAGAGTATGGACTCATCAGTGATAATGTTGAATTGATCTTGG GGATGCATTTTAGTAATGCAATCGCTATAATTCAGCATATGGTCGGAGTTATCAAATCCGTGGAAATACTTTATAGTGAAAAG aatccTCTTGGAGTTGATCTAATTGTAAATCTAACTAATGACggaatcaaattagtttttgatcCAGTGAGCCAACgtctaaaaattattcaagtatATGATTTGACTCTTTTGAGATTAAAATACGG agatcatttatttaattgtccTGAAGTGACTCCAACCATCGAACAAATTGATCAATCATTTGGAGCTACTCATCCTGGAGTATATGacgatgaaaaaaaagtttttactctAACATTCAGAGGTCTTTCATTTGAATTTCCGGCTGGAACTGAATTccaa cCAAGTAGTTATGGAGGAATCAGACGTGAACTAGGCCGTTTGCAGTTCCCTGTAGGAGAATCTCCTCGTGTATCCAGAATGTCTTTATATTGCGGAAATGATATATCCAAAACGGAAGCGCCTCAATCTCCCATGCCTCGTTATCCTTCAGTGAATCATTTAGGGGTGGAAATTATTCGTAAAGGCTCTAAAACCCTGGGTATGAGGATACGCCTGGTAGCTACTCCTTCTTCTATAACTGAAGAACCTCCAGCTACTTTTTCAGAAAGAATGTCTGTCATTAAAGAGGTGTACTTTGGGGATTCCGTCCAAGATGTCTTATCGGCTTTAGGTGCACCAGCAAAGGTCTTTTATAAATCTGAtgacaaaatgaaaatacattcgCCAAATGCACATCGTAAAATTTCTGCTCAAAAATCCGACTATTTCTACAATTATTTTACGATGGGTTTT gatattttatttgacgCCAAGAGCAATAGTGTGAAGAAGTTTGTTTTACATACCAATTATCCGGGACATTACAATTTTAACAT GTATTATCGCTGCCAATTTGAGCTACCTTTATCAAGAGATCGTTATGAGGGAGATACGCCTATTGTTGTGTCTAGTTTTTCCCGATGGGACACAATTGCTAGCAAAGTAAACCCATCTGAGCGCCCTGTAGTTTTAAATAGAGCCTCTTCAACAAATACGACTAATCCATTCGGCTCAACATTTTGTTATGGTTATCAAGATGTAATATTTGAAGTCATGCCGAACGGTCATTTAGCTTCAGTAACATTATATTGTAGTGCTCAACAATTGATTGAGAGAAAGCTTCGTTTACTGCAGATTCATTCCATTTGA